Genomic DNA from Armatimonadota bacterium:
GGGCGCTCAGAAGGTATGCCCTCCGGTAGCCCCGCTCTGCCACGAGATCCACGGCCAGTTCCGTATCTGTCTTGTCCTTGTCTTTTGGATGCACCACGACCTGCGCACCGATCCGCTCCAGCCACGCCAAGGTGTCCGGATCCAGGGAGTCCAGATCGCCTACCGCCACGTGTGGGTGCCACCCTGCCTTCCGGGCCCGCACGGCGCCGCCGTCTGCACACACGACGAGGGCGGCGCCCCTCAGCCCCCTCGGCAACGAGCCCCGGCCGCCGCTCACGATCACCGCCACCGGATCCGTCCTCCGCACGACCACCCACCGGGCCCCTGAACCCTCACGGATCGTCTTCCGGGGGCCGGATCAGGGAGAAGAGGGGATTGCAGGGGCCGACCCCTTTCCCCAGAGGGAGGCCCGCCTCGATGGCCCGGGTGACGAAACGTTTGCCCTCCTCGACCGCCGCCTGGGGCGACAGTCCCCGGGCCAGGTGGGCGGCGATGGCCGCGGAGAGCACGCAGCCCGTGCCGTGGGTGTGCTGCGTGGGGATCCGGGGAGCGGGAAGCTCCAAAAACCCTTCCCCGTCGTACAGGACGTCCACGGGATCCCCCGGGAGGTGCCCGCCCTTGAGGAGCACGTACCGGGGTCCCAGATCCGCAAGCCGCCGGGCGGCCTCCCGCATCTCCAGCAGACTGCGGATCTCCCGACCCACGAGCACCCGCGCCTCAGGCAGGTTCGGGGTCACCACCAGGGCGAGCGGCAAAAGGCGCGTGCGCAGGGTCTTTTGGGCTTCGGGACGCAAAAGCGGCGCGCCGCTTTTCGCCACCATGACGGGATCGACCACGAGCCTGGTGATGCGGTGTGCCCGAACCCGGTCCGCCACCGCCTCGATGATGGGGGCGCTGCTGAGCATCCCGGTCTTCGCCGCGTCCACCCCGATATCGGTGACCACCGCGTCGATCTGGGCGGCCACCACCTCCGGGGGCACTTCGTGCACCGCGTAGACTCCCGTGGTGTTCTGGGCCGTGATGGCGGTCACGGCACTCATCCCGAAGACCCCGAGGGCGGAGAAGGTTTTAAGGTCTGCCTGGATACCGGCTCCTCCTCCGGAATCGGAGCCCGCGATGGTCAGGGCTCTGGGAACGGTCACGTACCCACCTCCCCTCTTCGGGCAAGGGCCTCATCCACCGCCCGGCGCAGGGCCCGGGTGGCCTGCACCATGTCCTCCGCTGAAGCCACCGCGGAGATCACCGCTACCCCCGCCGCCCCGGCCCGGATCACCTCCGGAACGGTCTCCTGGGTGATGCCGCCGATCCCCACCACGGGGATCCGCACGGCCCGGACGATCTCCCCGAGGCCTCCGGGTCCGATGGGGGCGCCCGCGTCGGGCTTGGTCCCCGTGGCATAAACGGCGCCCACACCCAGGTAGCTCGCCCCCTCCTCCTGCGCCCGGAGGGCCTCCTGCACGGTCCCCGCGCTCGCCCCTACGATGCGATGAGGTCCCAGGAGCTGGCGGGCCACGGCCACGGGCAGGTCGTCCGGCCCCACGTGTACCCCGTCCGCGTCCACCGCAAGCGCGATGTCCACCCGGTCGTTTACGATGAAGGGCACCGCAAAGGCCCGGCACAGCTCCCTCAGGCGCCGGGCGATCTCGTACAGCTGGCGGGTCGTGGCGTGCTTTTCCCGGAACTGGAGCACGGTGGCTCCCCCCCGCAACGCGGCCTCCGCCACCTCCTCGTGGGTGCGGCCCCGGAAGGTGGCGTCCGTGATCACATACAACCGCGGGTCAAGCGGCACGGCGCGACCTCCGCAGCACAGTTCCCAGGAGGGCGTGGAGGAGGAAGGCGGCCAGGAAGCTGGGGATGGAGGCGCCCAGCCATGGAACCGAGGCGCTCAGCGGGAAGGGAAGTCCCACGGTCCGGAACAGGACGGTCAGCAGATCCTTCCACCCCGGGGCCTCCGTGGGCACGATCCACTGGTACAGGAGAAAGCCCACGAGCCACGGCACGAAGGCCGTCCATCGGATGCCGGATGCCTGCGGCCCGTAGAGATCCTCGGCCGCGAGCTGACCGCCTCGCACCACGAAGTAGTCCGCCACGAGGACACCGAAAAGGGGCACGAAGAAGGCACCGATGAGGAACAGGAAGGCCTCGTACTGGGCGAGGGGAATGGTGGCGGCGAGGGCGGAGCAGACGATGCCCACGCCCACCGCGAGCCGCCTCCGGTCCGCGTGCGGCCAGAGGTTCTGCAGCGAGACGGAGGTGGAGTAGAGGTTGGCGAACGCCTCGTCCGTCTCGTCCACGAGGAGAATCCCGAGAGCCACGGCCCCCACGGGGATGGCCAGAACCGCGGCGATCAGGTCCTCGGCCCGCAGGGCCAGCATGAAGAGCGCTCCGAGGGCGTAGAACCAGAAGTTCGCAAGCCCGTACCCCAGGGCCGTGCCCCAGAAGGCCGCGCGGGGCCCTACTCCGAACCGGGTGTAGTCCGCCACGAGGGGGATCCAGGAGACGGGCATGGCCACCACCAGGTCCACCCCCAGCCAGAAGGGCAGTTGCCCTGTCCCTTTCTGGCTCCAGAGGCTCCGGACGTCGAGCCGGAACAGGGCGTACCCGGTGAGGTAAAGGGTAGAGGCGATCACGAGCCAGACGGCGTACTTGCGCAGCCACCGCCGCACCACCACGATGGGTCCGCCCACGGCCATCAGGGTGGTCAACAGCCCGAAGACCGCCACCCAGGCCACGTAGCTGGAGGTTCCCAGGGCCCGGCGTGTAATCGCGTCCGCGCTCTGGGCGATGATGAGGAGTTCGAACGCTCCCCACCCGACGTTCTGAAGGATGTTGAGCACGGTCGGCGCCGCGGAGCCCGCGATCCCCAGGGGCGCCCGCAGCAGGACCATGCTGGGGACCCCCGCGCGCACCCCGATCCACGCCCCCAATCCCAGGAGCAGGTTCCCCAGCACCACGCCCACCGCGGTGGCGAGAAGTGCATCCCGAAGGCCCAGCCCCGGGACCAGCAGGGCCCCGGCCACGAGGAGCAGCAGGCTGATGCCGAGGTTGAGCCACAGCACGAAGATGTCCCATCCTCCCAGCGGCCGACGTTCCTCCGGGATGGGGTCGATCCCCCATTCCGTCACCGCCTCGCGTTCGTACACCGCCGCGGTCACGCTCCTCCCTCCCAGCTCAACTCCCAGAACCGGATCTCGTGCTCGACGGTTTCCCCCAGCGCTCCCCGGGCCGCTTCCCGCTCTTTCTCGGTCGCCTCCGCCAGGGCCCGGTCCGCCGCCGCTTCCAGCTCCCCGACGTACTCCTCGAAGCCGGGGTGGGTCCAGCGCTCCACGAACTCCCGGTACGGCTCCACACCCGGCTTCGCGTGGCTCCACGCTTCGAAGTAGATGCGCTCCAGGGCCCATAAGGCTACCAGCTGCGCGGCGTAGGGTCCGAAGGAAAGGGCCCACAGGAAGTTCACGTAGTTGCGGCAGACGGGGTGGACGGGCGCCTGCAGGTCCAGGTGGCGCCGCGCGGCCTGATCCTCAAACCACCCGAGCTCTTCCACCAGGCTCAGAGTCCCCCGGGCCAGCACCTTCTGGTCCCGCCGCGGGGCCAAGGCCAGCAGGCGCGCTTGGAACGGCAGCAATCCCCGCACGAAGTGGTAGTCCTGCACCAGCCACGTGGCAAACGCTTGTGGCGGCAGCGTCCCGTCCCGCACGACCGCGAGGAAGGGGTGCCGGGTGGCCCTCTGCCACCGTTCCGCCAACGCCCCTACCAGCTCCCGCACCCTCACGCCGACCTCCAGGCGGATTCGAAGAAGTCGTACTCGAGCTGCATGGCGCGCCGGTAAAGGTCCCGAATCCGCGGACCTTCCGTGCCGTACCGGTCCAGCAGGGTCTCCAGCTGCTGAGCCAGGGCGCCGAACTCGGGGCTCCCGTAGGTGTGTACCCAGTCCAGGTAGGGGCTCTCGGGGCGGGCGATGGGCTCCAGGGACCGCCCCAGGTACGCGTACAGACGCATGCAGGGGGTCATGGCGGCGGCGATGTGGCCCACGGGCTCAAGGGCTGCCACCCGCAGGAGGAAATCCGTGTAGGCCTGGGTCGCCGGGGCGGGTTGGGGGGTGAGATCCACGCCCCAGGCACGGGCATATCCCGCGTGCAGCTCCAGTTCCTGCAGCACCCCGTCCAGCAGCTCCTTCCACGCCCGAAAGCCCTCCCGGTCCGGGCACTTGGCCATGGCGAGGGCGTAGGCCCGGGCAAAGGCCTCGAGGAAATAGGCGTCCTGTCCCACGTAGAAGGCGAACCGGGACCGCTCCAACCGGCCAGTGGCGATCCCCTGAACGAAGGGGTGCCGGAGGCATCTCTCCGCCAAGTCCTGGTTTTCCTCCCACAACCGCGCCGCGATCCCCATGGCTCTGAAACGCAACCGCCAGGCCCGATCGAGGACCTGGCGGTTGCGGGAAAGCCGCCCATTCCCCACGCCAGCATTACCTGGATCGGGTTCAGCGGGGTCTGCGACATCGCCCGAACCACCCAGGGAATCGCTGGACCGATCCCCGGGCTTCGGCTCGGGCCGGCCGCACTCTCAGCCCGGCTTCACCGAGCTCCCCCAGGGCCCGCTGTTCGGTTTTTCTCCCAACATTATCGCACGGGGTGCAAGGTGGTTTGGTTGGTGCATGAAGCAACCGTTGTTTAAATAGCGTGCTGCCGACAAGCCTACCCTGCGGAGGGGGGTTCCTGCTACGGGCTTTGCCGTAGGGTTTCCAGTTGGGAGAGGAAGAGCTGGTGGAGGCGCACCTCCCCCGTGATCTCCGGGTGGAAGCTCGCGCCCAACCACGGACCCTGTCGCACCAGAACGGGGTGGTCCTCGAAGGTGGCGAGCACCTCTACTTCCGGTCCCACCCGGGTGATGAGGGGAGCCCGGATGAAGGCCACCCGAAGGGGGGGAGGACTCAGGCGCTCCACCCACACCTCCGCCTCGAAGCTCTCCCGCTGCCGCCCGTAGGCATTGCGGACCACGGCGATGTCCATCAGCTCCAGGGTACGGACCGGACCGCCTGTGACCTCCCGGGCGAGGAGGATGAGGCCCGCGCACGTCCCGAGAACGGGCATGCCCGCGCGGGCGCGCCGTTGGATGGCTTCCCTCAAGTTCGCACGCTCCAGCAGACGGCTCTGGGCCGGACTCTCGCCCCCGGGAAGCACCAACCCGTCCACGTCAGCCAGATCTTCGGGGTCCCGCACCTCCACGGGTTTGGCGCCCAGCCGCCGCAAAACCTCCGCATGCTCCGCCACGTCCCCTTGAAGGGCCAGGATTCCGACTCTGGGCATCCTACACCCCCCGGGTCTGGAGCAGTTCCCGTTCCGTCAGCGCCCGCACGTCCACCCCCCGCATGGGCTCCCCGAGGTCCTCGCTGGCCCGGGCGATCACGTACGGGTCGTCGAAGTGGGCCACCGCGTCCACGATGGCCAGGGCCCGCCGGGCGGGGTCGCCGCTCTTGAAAATGCCGCTTCCCACGAACACCCCATCGCACCCCAGTTGCATCATCAGGGCCGCGTCCGCGGGGGTGGCGATTCCTCCCGCGGCGAAGTTCACCACCGGCAGCCTACCCAGCCGCCGGACTTCCCGCACGAGCTCCAAGGGCGCTCCCAACTCCCGGGCCACCGTCACCAGCTCCTCCTCCGGGAGGGCCTGCAGCCGGCGGATCTCGTCCAGGATCTGGCGCACGTGGCGCACCGCCTCCACCACGTTCCCGGTCCCCGCCTCGCCCTTGGTCCGGATCATGGCGGCCCCCTCCGCGATCCGGCGGAGGGCTTCTCCCAGATCCCGTGCCCCGCACACGAAGGGCGTTCGGAAGGGATGCTTGTCGATGTGATGCCGTTCGTCCGCGGGGGTGAGGACCTCGCTCTCGTCGATCATGTCCACCCCGATGGCCTCCAGCACCTGGGCCTCCACGAAATGGCCGATGCGCACCTTCGCCATCACGGGGATGCTGACCGCCTCCATGATGGCCTTGATGCGGGCCGGATCCGCCATCCGGGCCACTCCCCCTTGGGCTCGGATGTCCGCGGGCACCCGCTCCAGGGCCATCACCGCCACGGCTCCGGCTTCCTCCGCGATCCGGGCTTCCTCCGGGGTGGTCACGTCCATGATCACCCCGCCCTTCAGCATGGCCGCAAACCCGCGCTTGATGCGCTCCGTTCCCTCTTCCCTCATTCCCGCACCTCCTCCAGGAGCTCCAAAGCCCGCCACAGCTCGTCCCGGGCAAAGGGCACAAGCTCCGTACGCTTTCCGTCCCGGACCTGGATGCGTCCACGGGGCACGAACCGGCCCACCGCCTCCGCGGGGATCCCGGCCTGCGCCAGGGCGCCCGCGGTGCGGGCCGGGTCCGGCGTGGCGATGAGGAGGCTCCCGCTGCTGACTAGACCCAGCGGATCGATCCCCACCACCTCGCAGATCCTCCGGGTCTCCTCCCGCACCGGGACCCGGTCCACCCAGAGCTCCAGACCCACCCCCGAGGCGTGGGCCATCTCCAGGGCTGCGCCCACGATCCCCCCCTCCGTGGCGTCGTGCATGGCCACGGCTCCCGCCCGCACCGCCACCCTCCCCTCCGGGAGCACGCTGATCTCCTGCAGGAAGGCCTGGGCCCGCCGCACGAGGTCCTCGCCCAGTCGCTCGGAAAAGTAGGGGGCGAAGTCCGTGGCCAGAATGGCGGTCCCCTCCAGCCCCGCGGCCTTGGTGACCAGGAGGGTGTCTCCCGGACGGGCCCCCCCGGTGGTCACGTAGCCGTCTCTCGGAGCCTTCCCCAGGGCGGTCATGACCACCAGGGTCCGGGCAATCCCCGGGGTGACTTCCGTGTGCCCTCCCACGATCTCCACCCCGATCTCCGCCGCGGTGGAACCCGCCTCCTCCATGAGCTCCCGGAGGTCCTCCTCCGTGCTTCCCTCCCGGAGGAGCACGTCCAGCAACAGCCCTACCGGCTCAGCGCCCGTGGCCGCGAGGTCGTTGCAGGCCACGTGCACCGCCAGCCGGCCCAGGTGCCGGCTGGCCCCCGTAATGGGATCCGTGGTCACCACGCACACCCACTCCCCGAAGTCCAGTACGGCACAGTCCTGCCCCCAGGAGGCGTGCACGAGCACGTCCGGGCGCCGCCCCAGGTAGGGATAGACCAGGCGCTGCAGGAGCTCCGGGGGAACCTTACCGGGCCGCATCAGGCGGGACGTAGAATAGACCGCCGCAGCAAGGCCGCGGCCGGAACCCCCACCACGATGCCGCTGCTGACCTGGAAGAGGTTCCCGGGCACCTCCGCGGCCGCGGCCCCCCCACCCAGGCCCATGAGGTAGGCCTCCGCTACGAAGTAGCCCAGAACCATCCACGCCCCCGCAACCGCACAGGCCACGATCCCTCCTCCCACCAGCCTCGGACCTTCCCCCTCCGGCCATCCGAACATGCGCCCGGCAATCCACCCGCACACCGCGCCTTCTACCCCCTTGATCACGAGGGTGAAGGGCGCAAAGGCTCCATATCCCGCCAGGAGATCCGCGAGGGCTGACCCCACCCCTCCGGCCACCGCCCCGAACACGGGGCCGAGGAGCAGGGCCGTGAGGTATACCATGGTCTCCCCGAGGTTGATGTAGCCCTGGGTTGCGGGGATCGGGATGCGGATCACCAGGGTCGCGACCACCACCAGCGCCACACCCAGACCTCCCAACGTGAGGTGCCGCGTGCTCATGGGGTCCTCCGGCAAACAAGTCTGGTTGGGTTTTACGTCCAAAAGTGGCTTGAGAAAAGAACCAATGACAAGCAAGATAAGTAGGGCCAATCCATGGAACTCGCGCTTCGGCTTGACCCGAAGGCCCGGAGGCCCCTGTACCGCCAGGTGGCGGAGGAGATCCGGGAGGCCATCCTCGAGGGGAGGCTAAGGCCTGGGGAGCGGCTCCCTGCGAGCCGGGTACTTGCGGCCTCCCTGGGGGTCTCCCGGGTGGTGGTGACCTCCGCGTACGAGGAGCTGGTGGCGGAGGGGTATCTGGAGGCATGGCGGGGATCCGGGACCTATGTGACCCGGGCCCTCCCGGAGTTTCCGAGGGTTGCCCGGCGCCCCGCAGGTCCCCAAAGCCCGCCTCGGGAAGAACCGCCCCCCGAGTACGTGGTGGACTTCGTGCCGGGCAGGCCCTCGGTGGAACGGTTGCATCCGGCTGCCTGGCGCCGGATGTGGCGGGCGGTGGCCCGGGAGCAGCCGCCCGCGGGATACGGGGATCCCGCGGGGGACCCGGACTTGCGGGCGGCCATCGCCGCCTACCTGGGCCGGGCCCGGGGAGTGGGGTGCAGCGTGGAGGATGTCCTCATCACCTCCGGGGCCGCAGAGGCGGTGGATCTCATGGCCCGGGCCTTCCTGCAGCCCGGAGACCGGGTGGCCTACGAAGAGCCCGGCTATCCCGCGGCGCGCCGGGTTCTCCTCAGCCGGGGACTCGTTGTGGAACCTGTACCCGTGGACGATGACGGGATCCGCGTGGACCTGCTCCCTGCCCGGGCTGCCGCGGTGTACGTCACCCCTTCCCACCAGTTCCCCCTGGGGGGCCGTCTCCCCCTGGCCCGGCGGCTCGCCCTGCTGGAGTGGGCTCGGAACGCCGGCGCACTGGTGGTGGAGGACGACTACGACAGCGAACTCCGGTTTCACGGCCCGCCCCTTCCTGCCCTCGCAGGGCTCGACGCCTCAGGGCGCGTGCTGTACATGGGGACCTTCTCCAAGGTCCTCCTGCCCGGCCTGCGGGTGGGCTACTTGGTGGCCCCCCCGGATTTGCGGGAGCGTCTGCTGCGGGTGCGGGATCCCTCGGAGTCCCATACGCCTTGGCCGGTCCAGCGGGCCCTCGCGGCACTCCTGAGGAGCGGCGACTTCGACCGCCACATCCGGCGGATGCGGCGCCACTACGCGGAGCTGCGGGCGGCCCTCCGGGACGCCCTCGGTCCCGTGGAGCCCCTGGCCCGCCTCCGGGGCTTGGAGGCGGGCCTTCACGCGTTCCTCGAGCTCCAAAGCGGCCTGGACGCAGAAGAGGTCGCCCGGTGCGCCGCGCAACGGGGGGTGCGCGTCCGGACCCTGACCCCCTACTACCTGGGATCCCCTACCCGCACCGGCATCCTCCTGGGATACGGGGGCCTCTCCCTGGAGGACGTCCGCCGGGGAGCCGGGATCCTGGCCGGGGTGATCCGGGAGCTGGCTCAGGCCAAGTAAAACCACCGAGGAGGAGGGTGCTGCAAGGGAGATCCCTCCTTGGCAGATCCGGGCCACCGGGTTACCATCCTGGCATCGGGAACCCGCAGGGCGGGAAAGGAGGACCATGCACATCGCCTTCCTGTTGATCTCCCTGGATGGCAACACCCCGGCCCAGGCCGCCCGCGAGGTCCGCACCATCCCGGGGATCTCGGAGGCCCACGCCACTCTGGGCGACTACGACGTGATCGCCATCGTCCGCGCGGAACACACCCGGGAGATCCCGCAGATCACGGAACGGGTGAGCCGGGTCCACGGGGTGGTAAAGGTCCTGACCTGCGTGGCGGTGGCCTAGGGGGTTCGGACGCGCGGGGTCACCACGTGCATCGCCTGCAGCACCCGGTGCGCGAGAACAAGGGCGGCAAGCCCCGCTTCTCCGGGAACCCGGGGGGTTTGCTCTCCTCGGACGCAGGCGAGGAAGTGCCGGAGCTCCGCACGGAGGGGTTCCTCCCGCAAGAGGAGGAGCTCTTCCCGCCGGTTCCCCCTCCACACCGTCAGCGACTCCCGCAGGAAATCCAGGTGCCACCGCTCCTCCGGGGTGACCACCTCCATCTCCGCGGCCTTCGCGGAATCCACGCGGCTCGCGAAAAGGCTTGCCGTGCAGCCTCCCTCAAATACCAGCTGCACCGCCGCGAGGTCCTCACCGTCTCCCCACAGCCGGGTGCCGACCGCGGAGATGGACCGGAGGGACGAACCGGTGAGGGAGAGAACCAGATCGAGGTCGTGGATCATGAGGTCCACCACGACCCCCACATCCGTGGCGCGACCCGCCTGAAAGGGCCGTACCCGACGGGCCCGGATGAAGAGGGGATCGCGCACCCGATGGAGCAGGGTTTCCACCGCGGGCTTGAACCGCTCCACATGGCCCACCAGCAGCAAGACTCCCTTGCGACGGGCCCGGGCGATGAGCTCCTCCGCCTCCTCCACACGACCCGTGATGGGCTTTTCCACCAGGACGTGGATCCCGGCCTCCACCAGGTCCCGGGCGATCTCGTAGTGGTGGCTGGTGGGCGCCACCACGCTGACCGCGTCCACCTTCCCGATGAGCTCCCGGTGATCCAGATAGCCCGCGATGCGGTACCGGTGTGAGAACTCCTCCAGCTCCGCGGGGTTTGGGGAGACCACGGCCCGGAGGTCCGCCTCCGGGAGCTCGTGGTAGATCCGGACGTGGTGCCGGCCCCACCGTCCCAGCCCCACCACGGCCACCCGCACGCGCTCTCCCCGGGCGGAGTCCACCTTGTCCTTCACTTCTGCACCACGGCCCGGGAATCCGCGAAGGCCTGGATCGCCTCGACGATCCCGCGGAGATCCTCCGGGCCGAGGGCGGGATGGACCGGCAGGGACAGGACCTCCCGACATGCCCGATCCGTCTCGGGCCAGGGTCCCCCCTCGTATCGGACCTGGCGGTAGGCCCTGGTGGCGGGAACGGGCCTCGGGTAGTAGACCCGAGTCTCAATCCCTCGACCCGCGAGGAATTCCTGGAGGGCGTCCCGTTCCTTGGCGCGGACCGTGTACTGGTTGTACACGTGGTACATCTCCGGCGGCTCCACGGGCGTCCGGATGCCCGGAACGTCCCGCAAGTGCGCGGTGAGGTACGCCGCGTTGCGCCGGCGGATCTCGTTGAGGACGTCCAGCCGCTCGAGCTGGGAAAGGCCCAGGGCCGCCGCCAGGTTCGTCATCCGGAAGTTGTACCCCACCACCTCGTACTCGTAGGTTCCATCCTGGGCTCCCGCGTGTACCAGGAGGCGTGCCCGGCGGGCCAGGGCCTCGTCCGAGGTGACAATCATCCCGCCCTCCCCCGTGGTGATGTTCTTCGTGGGGTAGAAGCTGAAGATGGCCGCGTCCCCGAAGGACCCTGCCCGCCGTCCCCGGAAGGCGGCCCCATGCGCCTGCGCCGCGTCCTCGATGAGCACAACCCCATACCGCCGCGTGAGGTCGCACAGGGCCTCCATGCGGGCCGGAAGCCCGTACAGGTGCACCACCAGGACGGCGCGCACACCCCGGTGCCGGCGAAGGACATCCTCCACCCGGTTGGGATCCAGGTTAAAGGTGTCCTCCTCGATGTCCACAAATACGGGGATCGCGCCCCGGTGTACCACCGCGTTGCTGGTGGCCACGAAGGTGAAGGGAGGAACGATCACCCGGTCTCCGGGTCCGATGCCCGCGGCCTCCAGCACCACCTGCAGGGCCGCGGTCCCCGAGGAGGTGGCGATCCCGAAGCGCGCCCCCACGTAGGCCGCGAAGGCCGCTTCAAACCGTTCCACCCAATCCCCATGGGAGAGCTGCCCGGAGGCAAGCACCTCCAGGACCCTCGCCTGGTCTTCCTCCGTCACCACGGGCCGCGCGATGGGGATCATCCTACTGAACATGGTAACGGAATGTTCTGGAATCGTCTCCCCTGGGCAAGTCCTGGGTCGGGGGCGGGGAGGACGATTACTGGATGATCACCCGCCGGTTCGTGGCCAGGACCCAGATGAGGAAGGCCAGGAGCAGGACCACGAAGAGCTCCGCCTGGCCGGATTCATCTCGTCCGAGACGGCGCAGGGCGCTGCGCATCCGCGTTTCCAGGAGGGGAAGCAAAAACAGCATGGGGTCACCTCCAGCTCCGATCCTCCTCCGCTTCCGGGCCTGGGGGAGCTCCCTCCTCAGCCCGTCGTCGGAGGGCATCCAACATCCTCTCCGCGTTCTTACGCATGAGCAGGAGGACGAGGTTTGCGAGCAGCGGTCCGAGCAAGGGAATGCTCAGCTCGAACTCCACCACGAGCCGGGTCCGGCACCCCGTCTGCACGGGTTCAAAGGTCCACACGCCCTCGTATCGGTCGAAGTCCCCCTCCCGCTGGCGGAAGGTACACGTGTGCGTGGCGTCGTCCCACGTGTCTTCCTCCACCCACCGGATCCGCCGCCCCTGGACCCGCCCCACCCACTCCGTGGTGGTCCGGTGGCCGTCCCGCGCGATCAGGCGTACGGTCTCCAGATCCGGCATGAACTCGGGGAACCGCTCCACGTCCTTCGCGAGGGCATAGACGGTCTCCACGGGAGCCCGTATGAGCGTCTGCACCTCCACGCGCGGCATGACCGGGATGCGCCGACCCTCCTCCCAGGTAACCTAACTATGCGATCTATACGATCCCGGAGGCGGGAATGCCTTCTGGCGGAGGGCGGTGGGAATCGAACCCACCCCGCCCGAGCGGGGCGGCACCGGTTTTGAAGACCGGGAGGCCCACCAGGGCCCTTCGCCCTCCGTTAAGAGGCTCCCCGCACGAGCTTGGGTCCCGGCACCCGGAGCTCCCCTTGCCGCCGGGTGATCCCCACGGTGTCCAGGTGCTCCAGGAGGGGCAGCACGTACTTCCGGGAGGTCCCCAGGAGATCCCGGACCGCGGCCACGGTGAGCGCAGGCTGAGACCGCAGCGCCTCGGAGACCACCTGGACGGCGCGCTCCACCGACTTCCCATGGTACAGCAATCCCCGCAGCTCCACCGCTTCGCCCGCATCCAGGAGGAACTGCACCGCCACCTCCGCGTGACCCCCCAGGACCTGCTCCACTTCCTCCCGGCTCGGTCCCTCCAGCCCGCACCGCCCGATCCACGAACGGAGCGCCTCCACCGCTCGGGCCTGATCCGGTGTTAGGGTGGGACGGTGGTCCGGCAGCCGTACGAATCCCCCCTCTCCTGCGGTTCGGGAAGCCACCCGCTCCGCCACCAGCTCCCATGCCGCCCCCGCAAGGCGGCGGATCAGGGTGAGCCACTCCGCGTGCGGCATCCCTCGCCGCCAAGGACGCTCCCGGTGGTACGCGGCGAGGGCCTGAACGACCTCCTCCTCGACCCGGCCCAGGACGGACTCGTGGACCCACCGATCCCGGACGTCCCA
This window encodes:
- the thiD gene encoding bifunctional hydroxymethylpyrimidine kinase/phosphomethylpyrimidine kinase; the protein is MTVPRALTIAGSDSGGGAGIQADLKTFSALGVFGMSAVTAITAQNTTGVYAVHEVPPEVVAAQIDAVVTDIGVDAAKTGMLSSAPIIEAVADRVRAHRITRLVVDPVMVAKSGAPLLRPEAQKTLRTRLLPLALVVTPNLPEARVLVGREIRSLLEMREAARRLADLGPRYVLLKGGHLPGDPVDVLYDGEGFLELPAPRIPTQHTHGTGCVLSAAIAAHLARGLSPQAAVEEGKRFVTRAIEAGLPLGKGVGPCNPLFSLIRPPEDDP
- the thiE gene encoding thiamine phosphate synthase, with amino-acid sequence MPLDPRLYVITDATFRGRTHEEVAEAALRGGATVLQFREKHATTRQLYEIARRLRELCRAFAVPFIVNDRVDIALAVDADGVHVGPDDLPVAVARQLLGPHRIVGASAGTVQEALRAQEEGASYLGVGAVYATGTKPDAGAPIGPGGLGEIVRAVRIPVVGIGGITQETVPEVIRAGAAGVAVISAVASAEDMVQATRALRRAVDEALARRGEVGT
- the cytX gene encoding putative hydroxymethylpyrimidine transporter CytX → MTAAVYEREAVTEWGIDPIPEERRPLGGWDIFVLWLNLGISLLLLVAGALLVPGLGLRDALLATAVGVVLGNLLLGLGAWIGVRAGVPSMVLLRAPLGIAGSAAPTVLNILQNVGWGAFELLIIAQSADAITRRALGTSSYVAWVAVFGLLTTLMAVGGPIVVVRRWLRKYAVWLVIASTLYLTGYALFRLDVRSLWSQKGTGQLPFWLGVDLVVAMPVSWIPLVADYTRFGVGPRAAFWGTALGYGLANFWFYALGALFMLALRAEDLIAAVLAIPVGAVALGILLVDETDEAFANLYSTSVSLQNLWPHADRRRLAVGVGIVCSALAATIPLAQYEAFLFLIGAFFVPLFGVLVADYFVVRGGQLAAEDLYGPQASGIRWTAFVPWLVGFLLYQWIVPTEAPGWKDLLTVLFRTVGLPFPLSASVPWLGASIPSFLAAFLLHALLGTVLRRSRRAA
- a CDS encoding TenA family transcriptional regulator, with product MRVRELVGALAERWQRATRHPFLAVVRDGTLPPQAFATWLVQDYHFVRGLLPFQARLLALAPRRDQKVLARGTLSLVEELGWFEDQAARRHLDLQAPVHPVCRNYVNFLWALSFGPYAAQLVALWALERIYFEAWSHAKPGVEPYREFVERWTHPGFEEYVGELEAAADRALAEATEKEREAARGALGETVEHEIRFWELSWEGGA
- a CDS encoding TenA family protein, with translation MAERCLRHPFVQGIATGRLERSRFAFYVGQDAYFLEAFARAYALAMAKCPDREGFRAWKELLDGVLQELELHAGYARAWGVDLTPQPAPATQAYTDFLLRVAALEPVGHIAAAMTPCMRLYAYLGRSLEPIARPESPYLDWVHTYGSPEFGALAQQLETLLDRYGTEGPRIRDLYRRAMQLEYDFFESAWRSA
- the pdxT gene encoding pyridoxal 5'-phosphate synthase glutaminase subunit PdxT, with amino-acid sequence MPRVGILALQGDVAEHAEVLRRLGAKPVEVRDPEDLADVDGLVLPGGESPAQSRLLERANLREAIQRRARAGMPVLGTCAGLILLAREVTGGPVRTLELMDIAVVRNAYGRQRESFEAEVWVERLSPPPLRVAFIRAPLITRVGPEVEVLATFEDHPVLVRQGPWLGASFHPEITGEVRLHQLFLSQLETLRQSP
- the pdxS gene encoding pyridoxal 5'-phosphate synthase lyase subunit PdxS; the protein is MREEGTERIKRGFAAMLKGGVIMDVTTPEEARIAEEAGAVAVMALERVPADIRAQGGVARMADPARIKAIMEAVSIPVMAKVRIGHFVEAQVLEAIGVDMIDESEVLTPADERHHIDKHPFRTPFVCGARDLGEALRRIAEGAAMIRTKGEAGTGNVVEAVRHVRQILDEIRRLQALPEEELVTVARELGAPLELVREVRRLGRLPVVNFAAGGIATPADAALMMQLGCDGVFVGSGIFKSGDPARRALAIVDAVAHFDDPYVIARASEDLGEPMRGVDVRALTERELLQTRGV
- a CDS encoding AIR synthase family protein — protein: MRPGKVPPELLQRLVYPYLGRRPDVLVHASWGQDCAVLDFGEWVCVVTTDPITGASRHLGRLAVHVACNDLAATGAEPVGLLLDVLLREGSTEEDLRELMEEAGSTAAEIGVEIVGGHTEVTPGIARTLVVMTALGKAPRDGYVTTGGARPGDTLLVTKAAGLEGTAILATDFAPYFSERLGEDLVRRAQAFLQEISVLPEGRVAVRAGAVAMHDATEGGIVGAALEMAHASGVGLELWVDRVPVREETRRICEVVGIDPLGLVSSGSLLIATPDPARTAGALAQAGIPAEAVGRFVPRGRIQVRDGKRTELVPFARDELWRALELLEEVRE
- a CDS encoding ECF transporter S component, giving the protein MSTRHLTLGGLGVALVVVATLVIRIPIPATQGYINLGETMVYLTALLLGPVFGAVAGGVGSALADLLAGYGAFAPFTLVIKGVEGAVCGWIAGRMFGWPEGEGPRLVGGGIVACAVAGAWMVLGYFVAEAYLMGLGGGAAAAEVPGNLFQVSSGIVVGVPAAALLRRSILRPA